Proteins encoded together in one Prochlorococcus marinus str. GP2 window:
- a CDS encoding ArnT family glycosyltransferase gives MILLNSKNRLITLLIVLVSGIIIFTLGLGTTGLVDETPPLFAAAARSMSESGDWITPKVNGIFRFDKPPLIYWLMGFFYSLPKNEIWDSLGTISARLPSALGSLFLMMMIADTLFLWPQQGNRQFLTPIIAALSFALSPLIIIWSRTAVSDALLTGTLGISLLLFWRRMASENNVQCISAWVFLGFAILAKGPVALVLATFTITSFLFIQKDWRSLLCKINPKKGFFLTLLVSLPWYLLELIKEGKPFWDNFFGYHNFQRYTSVVNNHVEPFWFFLYIMVLASLPFTPFLYHGIFRTLRDFLHSKNQRFKFSETLHIYSLCWFMSVLIFFSISATKLPSYWLPAIPAAAILISNSFISLKNPNKTYAFLWFFNILIMFGLSLAFFFSNIWLGSINDPEMPNLASELISSRIIFKAKFIFSSLTIFAIILFCLKSKNIFLYLQIFLLIGQIFLMSPIRKLADTSRQLPLRNISKLILSAREGKETLAMIGIRKPSLHFYSRQIVFYEPNTKEGLINLSERLNTDRRKNHLDQPNYEYKSLLVVIDEYSSRKLHWSNINHQKIGEYGIYNLWRIQKSDLNKYSEFLINSGYSSDWKNRKVEKF, from the coding sequence ATGATTCTTTTAAATTCTAAAAATAGGCTAATTACCTTATTGATAGTATTAGTTTCTGGAATCATTATATTTACTCTAGGTTTAGGGACAACTGGACTAGTTGATGAAACTCCTCCTCTATTTGCCGCTGCAGCGCGATCAATGAGTGAATCTGGCGATTGGATAACTCCGAAAGTAAATGGAATATTTCGTTTTGATAAGCCTCCACTCATATATTGGCTAATGGGCTTTTTTTACTCACTACCAAAAAATGAGATTTGGGATAGTTTGGGGACAATATCAGCGAGGCTTCCATCAGCTTTGGGATCATTATTTTTAATGATGATGATTGCAGACACTTTGTTTCTTTGGCCTCAACAAGGGAATAGGCAATTTCTTACTCCAATAATTGCTGCACTTAGTTTTGCTTTATCACCACTAATAATTATTTGGAGTAGGACTGCTGTGAGTGATGCTCTTCTAACTGGAACTTTAGGGATTAGTTTGCTTTTGTTTTGGAGAAGAATGGCAAGTGAAAATAATGTTCAATGCATTTCAGCATGGGTTTTTTTGGGTTTTGCAATTTTAGCTAAAGGACCTGTTGCACTTGTTTTGGCAACATTTACTATTACATCTTTTTTATTTATTCAGAAGGATTGGAGAAGTTTGCTTTGTAAGATAAATCCAAAAAAAGGTTTTTTTTTAACGCTTCTTGTAAGTCTTCCATGGTATTTATTAGAACTCATAAAAGAAGGAAAGCCTTTTTGGGATAATTTCTTTGGATATCATAATTTTCAACGATATACATCAGTTGTAAATAATCATGTAGAACCGTTTTGGTTTTTTCTTTACATAATGGTACTGGCTTCATTACCATTCACCCCTTTTCTATACCACGGAATTTTTAGAACATTAAGAGATTTTCTACACAGCAAAAATCAAAGATTCAAGTTTTCCGAAACCCTACATATATATTCTCTTTGTTGGTTTATGTCTGTTTTAATTTTTTTTAGTATTTCTGCAACTAAATTACCAAGCTATTGGTTGCCAGCAATTCCAGCTGCAGCAATCTTAATTAGCAATAGCTTTATAAGTTTAAAAAATCCAAACAAAACTTATGCATTTTTATGGTTTTTTAACATCTTAATAATGTTCGGATTGTCTTTAGCATTCTTTTTCTCAAATATTTGGCTGGGTTCTATAAATGATCCTGAAATGCCTAATCTCGCATCAGAACTAATAAGCTCTAGGATAATTTTCAAAGCTAAATTTATCTTCTCTTCACTCACAATTTTTGCAATAATTTTATTTTGTCTAAAATCAAAAAATATATTTCTTTATCTCCAAATTTTTCTCTTAATTGGACAAATTTTTTTGATGTCGCCAATTAGAAAACTAGCTGATACTTCAAGGCAATTACCCTTGAGGAATATCTCAAAATTGATTTTAAGTGCTCGTGAAGGGAAGGAAACTTTAGCAATGATTGGGATAAGAAAACCTTCTTTACATTTTTATTCGAGACAGATTGTTTTTTATGAACCAAATACCAAAGAAGGGCTAATTAACCTTTCGGAGAGACTAAATACTGATAGGAGAAAAAATCATTTAGATCAACCTAATTATGAATACAAATCTTTATTGGTCGTGATAGATGAATACTCTTCGCGGAAATTGCATTGGTCAAATATCAATCATCAAAAAATAGGCGAATATGGGATTTATAATTTATGGCGTATTCAAAAAAGTGATTTAAATAAGTATTCAGAATTTTTAATTAATAGCGGTTATTCATCAGACTGGAAAAATAGAAAAGTTGAAAAGTTTTAA
- a CDS encoding AEC family transporter: MGLLLKEGIDINLIKSASLAFSLIGFLIVLINLSPIFRNRLPNYTLQLAGLIGNTSFLGIPIAIAILPSETINLTIGFDLGTTLFAWIFGPFLLQNKSQNKSFPNIKGLLNALINSPASRGIIGVLIVYLFKIDRILGNYLWIPARIVIGLAIVVVGTRLGLITNQKSKIFDLNEEIKFSILLKLSIFPFIVFLVSKFLNFDFYESSALILQAGTPTAISTILMAEAYGVNQKIASKILFTTTLISILTIPLLKILMYSFN; the protein is encoded by the coding sequence ATGGGTCTCTTATTAAAAGAAGGCATAGATATAAACCTTATTAAAAGTGCATCCCTAGCATTCTCCCTTATAGGATTTTTAATAGTTTTAATAAATTTATCACCAATTTTTAGAAACAGACTTCCAAATTATACGTTGCAGCTGGCAGGTCTAATAGGCAATACATCTTTTCTTGGTATACCAATAGCAATAGCCATTCTCCCCTCAGAGACAATTAACTTAACTATAGGATTTGATTTAGGAACGACACTTTTTGCTTGGATATTTGGACCTTTTCTTCTCCAAAATAAATCCCAAAACAAAAGCTTCCCAAATATCAAAGGATTATTAAATGCATTAATAAATAGTCCTGCATCAAGGGGGATCATTGGTGTACTTATAGTATACCTTTTCAAAATAGATAGGATATTAGGCAATTATCTATGGATACCTGCAAGAATAGTGATTGGTTTAGCAATAGTAGTTGTAGGGACAAGACTTGGATTAATAACAAATCAAAAAAGTAAAATTTTTGATCTTAATGAAGAAATTAAATTCTCAATATTATTAAAATTATCTATCTTTCCTTTTATAGTCTTTTTAGTAAGCAAATTTTTAAATTTTGACTTCTATGAATCGTCAGCTTTAATTCTTCAAGCAGGAACCCCAACAGCAATATCTACAATTTTAATGGCAGAAGCTTATGGAGTGAATCAAAAGATCGCTTCAAAAATTCTTTTTACCACAACTTTAATTTCAATACTAACAATTCCTCTTCTAAAAATTCTAATGTATTCATTTAATTAA
- a CDS encoding SemiSWEET family sugar transporter translates to MKIDIFGYFAAILTTAAFLPQLIKTLKTKKADDVSLTTLIMFIIGVFSWIIYGYKISSMPILIANLITLVLNLLILISKIYFQITEKEDL, encoded by the coding sequence ATGAAAATAGACATATTCGGATATTTTGCAGCAATTTTAACAACTGCCGCATTTCTTCCCCAATTGATAAAAACTTTAAAAACAAAAAAAGCAGATGATGTCTCTTTAACAACTTTAATAATGTTTATTATCGGAGTTTTTTCTTGGATTATTTACGGTTACAAAATTTCGTCTATGCCAATATTGATAGCTAATTTAATTACCTTAGTCCTAAATCTCTTGATATTAATTTCAAAAATATATTTTCAAATAACTGAAAAAGAAGATTTATAG
- a CDS encoding AhpC/TSA family protein, with protein sequence MTDKLQNKIDYLVKEFNFKGEKKLKLIVLFGLLGDFDSFEYAINLKNFIDNNPDANLDIFAIAIGNKNGKKKFCNFTGFREENLEIVSDNQIHNNLKVSRGLDIGFGGWINMLLMLSGINSFKTIKEVIRGYTGDRESNQIYSEFKKIEVLKFLKFSGSSFKKVFGEGYLRPFELATFRLNNMNEIIQNWNDYILNEKYLPQRGASFILDNKNKVIYKFFPRDVLGYSSNMREPLRFLSDFIKK encoded by the coding sequence GTGACTGACAAATTGCAAAATAAAATCGATTATCTCGTTAAAGAATTTAACTTTAAAGGTGAAAAAAAATTAAAATTAATTGTTTTATTTGGTTTATTAGGTGATTTTGATAGCTTTGAATATGCAATAAATCTGAAAAATTTTATCGATAATAATCCAGATGCAAATTTAGATATTTTCGCAATTGCTATTGGAAACAAAAATGGGAAAAAGAAATTCTGCAACTTTACTGGTTTTAGAGAAGAAAATTTAGAAATTGTTTCTGATAACCAGATTCATAATAATTTAAAAGTTTCCAGAGGATTAGATATAGGTTTTGGTGGATGGATCAATATGTTGTTGATGCTTTCTGGAATAAATTCTTTTAAGACAATCAAAGAGGTTATTAGAGGTTATACAGGAGATCGTGAATCAAATCAAATTTATTCAGAATTTAAAAAAATTGAAGTTTTAAAATTTCTCAAATTTTCAGGTAGTTCTTTCAAAAAGGTTTTTGGGGAAGGTTATTTAAGACCCTTTGAACTAGCAACATTTAGATTAAATAATATGAATGAAATTATACAAAATTGGAATGATTATATACTTAATGAAAAATATCTTCCACAAAGGGGGGCTTCTTTTATCTTAGATAATAAGAATAAAGTGATTTATAAATTTTTTCCAAGAGATGTACTTGGATATTCATCAAACATGAGGGAGCCTTTAAGATTTTTATCTGATTTTATAAAAAAATAG
- the fldA gene encoding flavodoxin FldA, with translation MTVGIYYATTTGKTEDVADRLHNFISSAEAPKDVSDVDDLSEFEGLDGIICGIPTWNTGADEERSGTAWDSILEDIGELSLSGKKVAIFGLGDSSTYTENYCDAMEELHSYFSKAGAEMVGYVDKSSYTFDESKSVIGESFCGLPLDEDSESDLTDSRLETWASQLKSEIPSLA, from the coding sequence ATGACTGTAGGAATTTATTACGCGACTACAACTGGAAAAACTGAAGACGTTGCTGATCGTCTTCACAACTTTATTTCTTCAGCAGAGGCACCTAAAGATGTATCTGATGTGGATGATCTTTCAGAATTTGAAGGTCTTGATGGAATTATCTGCGGTATACCTACTTGGAACACTGGAGCAGATGAAGAAAGATCAGGAACTGCATGGGATTCAATCTTAGAGGATATTGGTGAACTTAGTTTATCAGGAAAAAAAGTTGCAATTTTTGGTTTAGGAGATTCTTCTACTTACACGGAAAATTATTGTGATGCTATGGAAGAACTACATAGCTACTTCTCTAAAGCAGGCGCCGAAATGGTCGGTTATGTAGATAAATCTTCTTACACATTTGATGAGTCTAAAAGTGTCATTGGAGAAAGCTTTTGTGGATTACCTCTTGATGAGGATAGTGAATCTGATTTGACCGATTCTCGTCTTGAAACATGGGCTTCTCAACTAAAGAGCGAAATCCCTTCATTGGCGTAA
- a CDS encoding chlorophyll a/b binding light-harvesting protein yields MLQTYGKSDVTYDWYAGNSGVVGRSGKFIAAHAAHAGLMMFWAGAFGLFELARYDASIPMGAQKAIVLPHLAGIGIGGIENGVITEPYGIVVICTLHLIFSAVLGAGGLLHSNKFAGDLGDYPENSKPQKFDFEWDDPDKLTFILGHHLIFLGLGAIMFVEWARIHGIYDPAIGSTRQVIYNLDIAAIWNHQFDFLKIDSLEDVMGGHAFLAFLEIIGGVFHICTKQFGEYTEFKGKGLLGAEAILSYSVVGVSYMAFVAAFWCASNTTIYPVDLYGEPLKLQFEFAPYFTDTVDLGSGAYSSRAWLANTHFYLGFFFLQGHLWHALRAMGFDFKKIGQAFDNIENTKITQN; encoded by the coding sequence GTGTTACAAACTTACGGAAAATCTGATGTCACCTATGACTGGTATGCAGGGAATTCTGGTGTTGTTGGCCGTTCAGGTAAATTCATAGCTGCTCATGCTGCTCATGCAGGTCTAATGATGTTCTGGGCAGGAGCTTTTGGATTATTTGAATTGGCTCGTTATGACGCCAGTATTCCAATGGGTGCACAGAAAGCAATTGTTTTGCCTCACCTAGCAGGTATTGGAATTGGTGGTATTGAAAATGGTGTTATTACAGAACCATATGGAATTGTTGTAATTTGTACATTACATCTAATTTTCTCAGCAGTATTAGGTGCTGGAGGATTATTACATTCCAACAAATTTGCAGGTGATCTTGGAGACTACCCAGAAAATAGTAAGCCACAAAAATTTGATTTTGAATGGGATGACCCAGATAAATTAACTTTTATTCTTGGCCATCATTTAATCTTTCTTGGGCTTGGAGCAATTATGTTCGTTGAATGGGCTCGTATTCATGGAATTTATGACCCAGCAATAGGATCTACAAGACAAGTTATTTACAATTTAGATATTGCCGCTATTTGGAATCATCAATTTGATTTTTTAAAAATAGATAGTCTAGAAGATGTTATGGGAGGACATGCCTTTCTAGCTTTCCTCGAAATAATTGGGGGGGTTTTCCATATTTGTACTAAGCAATTTGGAGAATATACAGAATTTAAAGGCAAAGGATTACTTGGAGCTGAGGCAATTCTGTCATACTCAGTTGTAGGTGTTTCTTATATGGCTTTTGTTGCTGCTTTTTGGTGTGCTTCAAATACAACCATATATCCAGTTGATCTATATGGAGAACCCTTAAAGCTTCAATTTGAATTTGCTCCTTATTTTACTGATACAGTAGATTTAGGCTCAGGAGCATACAGCTCAAGAGCTTGGCTTGCAAATACACATTTCTACTTGGGTTTCTTTTTCTTACAAGGTCATCTTTGGCACGCACTAAGAGCAATGGGATTTGACTTTAAGAAAATTGGTCAAGCTTTTGACAACATTGAAAATACAAAAATTACCCAAAACTAG
- a CDS encoding DUF3386 domain-containing protein yields the protein MDNLKEINCKEIFRKAYENRYTWKNDFHGYRGRCIFLTDNNIHKGNFVLGKDFKPNIQKIEDEKVVKSIASQLFEVCIHRVKRDFELVHSENNFNLLKNSENGIEMSVSGKNHGDKYRVKNNCINMVYRKIHGIIIEIFVEEFLDTGTGSLSKKYSSQQINPDTFEVNSQKLEYEDEFLNIGKDDYWILNSRTIKYINQNQEEETQKFVFEDLCLLN from the coding sequence ATGGATAATTTAAAAGAAATTAATTGTAAGGAGATTTTCAGAAAGGCTTATGAAAATCGGTACACCTGGAAAAATGATTTTCATGGTTACCGAGGAAGATGTATTTTTTTGACTGATAATAATATTCATAAAGGTAACTTTGTATTGGGTAAGGACTTTAAACCAAATATCCAAAAAATAGAAGATGAGAAAGTTGTTAAAAGTATTGCTTCTCAGTTATTTGAAGTGTGTATACATAGGGTAAAAAGAGACTTCGAATTAGTGCACTCAGAAAATAACTTTAATTTACTGAAAAATTCTGAAAATGGGATTGAAATGAGTGTTTCAGGTAAGAATCACGGCGATAAATATAGAGTTAAAAATAACTGTATTAATATGGTCTACAGAAAAATTCATGGAATTATAATTGAAATTTTTGTTGAAGAATTTTTAGATACTGGAACCGGTTCCCTTAGCAAAAAATACAGTAGTCAACAAATTAATCCAGATACATTTGAGGTAAATTCTCAAAAATTGGAATATGAGGATGAATTTCTAAATATTGGTAAAGACGATTATTGGATATTAAATTCGAGGACAATAAAATATATAAACCAAAATCAAGAAGAAGAAACACAAAAGTTTGTTTTCGAGGATCTATGCTTATTAAATTAG
- a CDS encoding methyltransferase domain-containing protein: MEVLNNYQRKKLDESNDEEFYSDPKFVYHLDENFRQYLSNIYKNEIANNSTVLDLMSSWDSYLPEEKKYKKVIGHGLNKQELEKNKIFNTYWIQNFNSNQVIPLASKSVDYCLMVAAWQYLQYPEKLTREIARILSNQGKFLIAFSNRAFWHKAPNIWISSTEEERVKYVRKVLITNGFSEPKIIKKFNQPPLNILNFFKKDPFYCLIATKE; encoded by the coding sequence TTGGAAGTTTTAAATAATTATCAAAGAAAAAAACTTGATGAGAGTAACGATGAGGAATTTTATTCTGATCCAAAATTTGTTTATCATTTAGATGAAAATTTTAGGCAATATTTATCAAATATATATAAAAATGAAATTGCAAATAATTCAACTGTTCTTGATTTAATGTCTAGTTGGGATAGTTATTTACCTGAAGAGAAAAAATATAAAAAGGTAATTGGGCATGGATTGAACAAACAAGAACTTGAAAAAAACAAAATTTTTAATACTTATTGGATACAAAATTTCAATTCAAATCAAGTAATTCCTCTTGCAAGTAAAAGTGTTGATTATTGTTTAATGGTTGCAGCATGGCAATATTTACAATATCCAGAAAAGTTAACTAGAGAAATAGCAAGGATTTTAAGTAATCAAGGAAAGTTTTTAATCGCTTTTTCTAATAGAGCGTTTTGGCATAAAGCTCCTAATATATGGATTTCTTCTACTGAGGAAGAGAGAGTCAAATATGTGAGAAAAGTTTTAATCACGAACGGATTTAGTGAACCTAAAATAATTAAAAAGTTTAATCAACCACCTCTTAATATCTTAAATTTTTTTAAAAAAGATCCTTTTTATTGCTTAATTGCGACTAAAGAGTAA
- a CDS encoding phenylpyruvate tautomerase MIF-related protein, which yields MPYINLSTSIKVDDKEKLLKEISILVSSLTNKSEKFVMAKLEDETKMFFGDESPCCFLEIKSIGSINPSEMANPISNFVYEKMGIPIDKIYISFEDLPASMWAWNGRPFG from the coding sequence ATGCCTTACATTAATTTATCCACTTCAATAAAAGTAGATGATAAGGAAAAATTACTTAAAGAAATTTCAATATTAGTTTCATCTTTAACAAATAAATCAGAAAAATTTGTTATGGCAAAATTAGAGGATGAAACCAAGATGTTTTTCGGAGATGAAAGCCCATGTTGCTTTTTAGAGATAAAGTCGATAGGTTCGATAAACCCTTCAGAAATGGCTAACCCAATATCTAATTTTGTATATGAGAAAATGGGAATTCCAATAGATAAGATTTATATTTCATTCGAGGATCTTCCAGCTTCAATGTGGGCTTGGAATGGAAGACCCTTTGGTTGA
- a CDS encoding DUF1824 family protein: MEINKLVDFNIFRTAPELTKSQVKTLLAELEVKVYKADWITIGIMAPSDTRAKEALKSISRKYSSIKFGNLDSIYADGSVFLKGNQKTGNVFIRSENGLGEGILITCQYDADSEESNTFGPLPLDFFT, from the coding sequence ATGGAAATAAATAAGTTAGTCGATTTCAACATTTTTAGAACGGCTCCTGAATTAACTAAGAGTCAAGTAAAAACACTATTAGCAGAACTTGAAGTTAAGGTTTATAAAGCTGATTGGATCACAATTGGAATAATGGCACCTAGTGATACCAGGGCTAAAGAAGCATTGAAATCAATTTCTAGAAAATATTCTTCAATTAAATTTGGGAATTTAGATTCTATCTATGCTGATGGGAGTGTTTTTTTAAAAGGTAATCAAAAAACTGGTAATGTTTTTATTAGATCTGAAAATGGTCTTGGAGAAGGTATTTTAATAACATGTCAGTATGATGCAGACTCAGAAGAATCTAATACTTTTGGACCATTGCCGTTAGACTTTTTTACATAA
- the glyQ gene encoding glycine--tRNA ligase subunit alpha → MFFQDIIKNLNNFWSKEGCLIMQPYDTEKGAGTMNPHTFLRAIGPEPWSVAYVEPCRRPTDGRFGDNPNRAQHYFQYQVIIKPSPDEIQEKYLKSLESLGIDPKNHDIRFVEDNWESPTLGAWGVGWEVWLDGMEVTQFTYFQQCGGLDCNPIPIEITYGLERIGMFLQDKESIWDLNWNDSLKYSDIWLQFEKSQCSYNFNESSPDNLRKLFVIYQDESLNLIEKKLTYPALDYVLKCSHIFNLLDARGVISVTDRAQFIEKIRNLARDVASSWIEGREFLGYPLTKK, encoded by the coding sequence ATGTTTTTTCAGGATATAATTAAAAATCTAAATAATTTTTGGTCCAAAGAAGGTTGTTTGATTATGCAGCCTTACGATACAGAAAAAGGTGCTGGTACAATGAACCCTCATACTTTTTTGAGGGCCATTGGCCCTGAACCATGGTCGGTTGCATATGTTGAGCCTTGTAGAAGACCCACAGATGGAAGATTTGGGGATAATCCGAATCGTGCGCAACATTATTTTCAATATCAAGTAATAATTAAGCCTTCCCCGGATGAGATTCAAGAAAAATATTTAAAATCTCTGGAGTCTCTTGGAATAGATCCTAAAAATCATGACATAAGATTTGTTGAAGATAATTGGGAGTCACCAACTCTCGGAGCTTGGGGCGTAGGCTGGGAAGTCTGGTTGGATGGAATGGAAGTTACCCAATTTACTTATTTCCAACAATGCGGAGGATTAGATTGTAATCCAATTCCCATCGAGATCACTTATGGATTAGAGCGTATTGGAATGTTCTTACAGGACAAAGAAAGTATTTGGGACTTAAATTGGAACGACTCTTTGAAATATAGTGATATTTGGCTTCAATTTGAGAAAAGTCAATGTTCATATAATTTTAATGAATCTAGTCCTGATAATCTCAGGAAATTATTTGTAATTTACCAAGATGAATCACTTAATTTAATCGAAAAGAAATTAACTTACCCTGCACTTGATTATGTTCTGAAATGTAGTCATATATTTAATTTGCTTGATGCGAGAGGAGTTATTTCAGTTACAGATCGTGCTCAATTTATTGAGAAGATTCGAAACTTAGCGAGAGATGTCGCATCATCTTGGATCGAGGGAAGAGAATTCTTGGGATATCCATTAACAAAAAAATAA
- a CDS encoding carbohydrate porin: MKLFQQMLVAGTALSLIAPIAAQASDFVNIEEMSSYIRSKKKSSRLDSKSFTNKVSANIENPKGGFDSLQVKPNQFEAGGFSDTTTLDGKAVMWIGAVDGADEIGESEALSTGYTYTMNLNTSFTGDDNLYIRLKSGANADVWDERSTYHIETKDNNDQFRLDKMWYTFPVGDKITAFVGPRIENYYMYITPSIYKPGALKSFKLGGNSNFGASTDVGFGFKYETDGGFGFASNLVDKGADDPTQGMLTQETVRKWDTQIAYTADRWHISAFVSDEQNWSSHSYNATTLARQVATDSIGYSLRGYWMPEESGTAVPEITVGYDVKSYDDVVAPNTVTEASSYMVGLTWKDMIQPDDRIGLAFTQPLKATEFRAGAAQNEVDPFIWELYYAFKPNDSMEIRPAIFGGTDVMTDEEDDIFGILTTATFKF; this comes from the coding sequence ATGAAACTCTTCCAACAAATGTTGGTGGCAGGAACGGCTTTGAGCTTGATAGCTCCAATTGCTGCTCAAGCTTCCGACTTTGTCAATATTGAAGAAATGAGCAGCTACATTCGTAGCAAAAAAAAATCTTCAAGACTTGACAGTAAATCATTCACTAACAAAGTTAGTGCAAATATTGAAAACCCTAAAGGAGGTTTTGATAGCCTTCAGGTTAAACCAAATCAATTTGAGGCCGGCGGCTTTTCAGATACTACTACCCTAGACGGGAAAGCAGTTATGTGGATAGGAGCTGTTGATGGAGCTGATGAAATAGGTGAAAGTGAAGCTTTATCGACAGGTTATACATACACAATGAACTTGAATACAAGTTTCACAGGTGATGATAATCTTTATATTCGACTTAAATCTGGTGCCAATGCTGATGTATGGGATGAAAGGTCTACTTACCATATAGAAACCAAAGATAACAATGATCAATTTAGGCTCGATAAAATGTGGTATACATTTCCTGTGGGCGACAAAATTACTGCTTTCGTTGGTCCAAGGATTGAAAACTATTACATGTACATCACTCCTTCTATATACAAACCAGGTGCACTAAAATCATTTAAGCTTGGTGGAAATAGCAACTTTGGAGCAAGTACTGACGTAGGTTTTGGATTTAAGTATGAGACCGATGGAGGATTTGGTTTTGCTTCCAATTTGGTTGATAAGGGTGCTGATGATCCTACTCAGGGTATGTTAACTCAAGAAACCGTGAGAAAATGGGATACACAAATTGCCTATACTGCTGATAGATGGCATATTTCAGCATTTGTATCAGATGAACAAAACTGGTCTTCGCATTCATACAACGCTACTACACTAGCTAGGCAAGTAGCTACAGACTCAATCGGATATTCTCTAAGAGGATATTGGATGCCAGAGGAATCAGGAACTGCCGTACCCGAAATCACTGTTGGTTATGATGTTAAATCTTATGATGATGTAGTTGCTCCAAACACCGTGACAGAAGCAAGTAGTTACATGGTGGGGTTGACTTGGAAAGATATGATCCAACCTGATGACAGAATTGGTTTAGCATTCACACAGCCGCTCAAAGCCACTGAATTTAGGGCTGGAGCTGCACAAAATGAAGTTGATCCTTTCATTTGGGAACTTTATTATGCTTTTAAACCAAATGATTCAATGGAAATAAGACCTGCTATCTTTGGTGGTACTGACGTAATGACGGATGAAGAAGATGACATCTTTGGTATTCTCACTACAGCAACTTTCAAATTCTAA